In Paenibacillus durus, the DNA window GAGCAGGCAAAAATTGCCGAAGCCGCAGGCGCTGTGGCTGTAATGGCACTGGAGCGTGTACCTTCTGATATTCGTGCGGCAGGCGGCGTAGCCCGTATGGCCGATCCTACCATCGTGGAAGAGGTCATCAAGGTTGTAAGCATTCCCGTTATGGCAAAGGCCCGTATCGGCCACTATGTAGAAGCAAAGGTGCTGGAATCCCTGGGTGTTGACTACTTGGACGAAAGTGAAGTGCTGACGCCGGCGGATGAAGTGTTCCATATTGACAAACGTGAATTCACCGTGCCTTTCGTTTGCGGAGCGAAGGATCTGGGAGAAGCGCTGCGCCGCATCAGCGAAGGCGCGTCCATGATCCGTACCAAGGGCGAGCCGGGAACCGGCAACATCGTAGAAGCGGTGCGCCATATGCGTTATATCAACAGCCAAATCCGCAAGGTTCAAAATTTGTCGAAGGACGAGCTGTATGCCGAAGCCAAAAATCTTGGCGTGTCTTATGACCTGCTGCTTGAAGTTCATGAGCTCGGCAAGCTGCCTGTCGTTAACTTTGCTGCCGGCGGTGTGGCTACTCCGGCCGATGCCGCACTGATGATGCATCTGGGGGCAGACGGCGTATTCGTAGGCTCCGGTATTTTCAAATCGGACAACCCTGAGAAATTCGCCCGGGCTATTGTTGAGGCGACTACTCACTACACGGATTATAAGCTGATCGCTGAAGTGTCCAAGAACCTTGGTACGCCGATGAAAGGCATTGATATTGCAACTCTGACCGCTGCCGAACGGATGTCCGAGCGCGGCTGGTAATAGAGAGAAGGGCTTTGGAATGAAGATAGGTGTATTAGCGCTTCAGGGCGCTGTAACAGAACATATTGCGAGCATCGGCAAGACGGGAGCCGAAGGAACGCCAATCAAGCGTGTTGAGGAGCTGGCCGAGGTGGATGGACTGATCATCCCTGGAGGCGAGAGCACGACCATCGGCAAGCTGATGCGTAAATACGGCTTTATTGATGCGATTCGCGAGTTTGCAGGCGAGGGCAAGCCGATCTTCGGCACCTGTGCCGGACTTATTGTACTGGCCAAAGAAATTACGGGCGGAGAGCCAGCGCATCTTGAGCTGATGAACATTACCGTGGCGCGGAATGCCTTTGGAAGACAGCGGGAGAGCTTTGAATGTGATCTGGATGTAAAAGGGATCGAGGAGCCGATTCGGGCGGTATTCATTCGGGCTCCGCTCATTGAGAAGGTGGGCCCGGGCGTTGAGGTGCTGTCAGTCTATAACGGAGAGATTGTTACCGCGCGCGAGGGCAACCTGCTCGTATCTTCTTTTCACCCGGAATTAACGGATGATTACCGGCTTCACCAGTACTTTGCGGATATGGTGCAGACCACCCGGACAGCCGAACAATAGAACTGT includes these proteins:
- the pdxS gene encoding pyridoxal 5'-phosphate synthase lyase subunit PdxS yields the protein METGTSRVKRGMAEMQKGGVIMDVMNAEQAKIAEAAGAVAVMALERVPSDIRAAGGVARMADPTIVEEVIKVVSIPVMAKARIGHYVEAKVLESLGVDYLDESEVLTPADEVFHIDKREFTVPFVCGAKDLGEALRRISEGASMIRTKGEPGTGNIVEAVRHMRYINSQIRKVQNLSKDELYAEAKNLGVSYDLLLEVHELGKLPVVNFAAGGVATPADAALMMHLGADGVFVGSGIFKSDNPEKFARAIVEATTHYTDYKLIAEVSKNLGTPMKGIDIATLTAAERMSERGW
- the pdxT gene encoding pyridoxal 5'-phosphate synthase glutaminase subunit PdxT, which encodes MKIGVLALQGAVTEHIASIGKTGAEGTPIKRVEELAEVDGLIIPGGESTTIGKLMRKYGFIDAIREFAGEGKPIFGTCAGLIVLAKEITGGEPAHLELMNITVARNAFGRQRESFECDLDVKGIEEPIRAVFIRAPLIEKVGPGVEVLSVYNGEIVTAREGNLLVSSFHPELTDDYRLHQYFADMVQTTRTAEQ